A region from the Candidatus Woesearchaeota archaeon genome encodes:
- a CDS encoding MoxR family ATPase, translated as MPSNQHNWILQADFNDIYGQDAAKHQLKAALLAKRNIILVGPPGIGKTTLAKNVAKALPSTKKESRFVRVQGSPDLTAEDLIGDIDPIKAIEYGPMSPQAFTPGKLFKADGGVLFFDEVNRCSEKLQNALLQALEENIVTIGSYTTDLPATFIFIGTMNPEDSSTEPLSDVFLDRFDLIYLDYPETFEIEERIVKEKAKTICTFPDTLFHPVLAFIRALRESDKLEKKPSVRASIGIYEQAQAIATVQGRNTVTFQDILACLRSVLSHRIRLKPSLKYLQSTEEFVTNEFRTFWEKKHADGL; from the coding sequence ATGCCATCGAACCAACACAACTGGATCCTCCAAGCAGACTTCAACGATATCTACGGGCAAGACGCGGCCAAGCACCAGCTCAAAGCAGCCCTCCTTGCCAAAAGAAACATCATCCTCGTCGGGCCTCCCGGCATCGGCAAAACCACCCTTGCCAAAAACGTCGCCAAAGCACTCCCTTCTACAAAAAAAGAATCACGCTTCGTGCGCGTCCAAGGCAGCCCCGACCTCACCGCCGAAGACCTCATCGGCGACATCGACCCCATCAAAGCAATCGAATACGGTCCCATGAGCCCCCAAGCATTCACGCCAGGCAAGCTCTTCAAAGCCGACGGCGGCGTCCTCTTCTTCGACGAAGTCAACCGATGCAGCGAAAAACTCCAAAACGCCCTCCTCCAAGCTCTCGAAGAAAACATCGTCACCATCGGCAGCTACACCACCGACCTCCCCGCGACGTTCATCTTCATCGGCACCATGAACCCGGAAGACTCCAGTACCGAACCCCTCAGCGACGTCTTCCTCGACCGCTTCGACCTCATCTACCTCGACTACCCCGAAACCTTCGAGATAGAAGAACGCATCGTCAAAGAAAAAGCAAAAACCATCTGCACCTTCCCAGACACGCTCTTCCACCCCGTCCTCGCGTTCATCCGCGCCTTACGCGAAAGCGACAAGCTCGAAAAAAAACCCAGCGTCCGCGCAAGCATTGGCATCTACGAGCAAGCCCAAGCCATCGCGACCGTCCAAGGAAGAAACACCGTCACCTTCCAAGACATCCTCGCCTGCCTTCGCAGCGTCCTCAGCCACCGCATCCGTCTCAAACCCAGCCTCAAATACCTCCAAAGCACTGAAGAATTCGTGACCAACGAATTCCGCACTTTCTGGGAAAAAAAACACGCCGACGGCCTTTGA